The Actinomycetota bacterium nucleotide sequence GGTCGGCGAGCTGACAGAGATGGTCGGCCGTCCCCAGAACCTCGTTTCCTATCACCTGCGTGAGCTCCGCGACGCCGGGTTGGTGTCGTCCCGCCGCAGCTCTCTCGACGGCCGAGACACCTACTACCGGCTGGACCTGAACCGCTGCGCCACGCTTTTCGCCGGGAGCGCAGCGGCACTGCACCCGGCGCTGCGGCTCGTTCCTGATCCCGTGGCGCGGCAGCGCCGGGGCCGAACACCCAAGGTGCTGTTCCTCTGCACCGGCAACAGCGCTCGCTCCCAGATGGCCGCGGCGCTGCTCGAGCACCGAACCGGCCACGCCGTCCAGGCGCAGAGTGCCGGAAGCCACCCCAAGGCCCTGCACCCGAATGCGGTGCGCGTGATGGCCGAGCGGGGCATCGACATCTCCGGCAACACGACCAGACACCTGTCCGAATACGCCCGGAGCCGCTTCGACTACGTGGTCACGTTGTGCGACAGGGTCCGTGAGGTCTGCCCCGAGTTCCCCGGCGGCCCCCCCAGGGCCCACTGGAGCATGCCCGACCCCGCCGCCGAAGGCTCCAAGGACGAGGAGAGCTACCAGGCCTTCGTCCGGACGGCCGAGGACCTGGACGTCCGGGTCGACCACCTGATCGCCCAACTGTTCGCATCCCAAGGAGGTTCCGCCCATGCCCGATGAAGCCACCGTCAACGTGCGTTACATGGTCGACGACGTCGCCGCCGCGATCGACTTTTACACCACCCACCTCGGCTTTTCCGTGCTGACCTCGAGGCTGCCGGCGTTCGCAGACGTCGAGCGCGGCAACCTGCGGCTGCTGCTCAGCGGGCCGAAGAGCTCGGCCGGCCGGCCCATGTCCGACGGCGAAGTGCCCGGGCCGGGCGGCTGGAACCGCATCCACTTCGTGGTGGAGGACCTAGAGGGGGAGATCGCCCGGTTGCAGTCGGCAGGTGTGCCGTTCCGCAACGAGGTTGTCACCGGCCCGGGCGGCGCCCAGGTGCTCGTCGTCGACCCCGCCGGCAATCTGGTCGAGCTCTTCCAGCCTGCCCGGTGAGTTCGATGTTCGAATCTGCCTTCCCGATCATCTCCACAC carries:
- a CDS encoding metalloregulator ArsR/SmtB family transcription factor, producing the protein METTSEAHQFLRVIADPHRWAIVSQLALSDRRVGELTEMVGRPQNLVSYHLRELRDAGLVSSRRSSLDGRDTYYRLDLNRCATLFAGSAAALHPALRLVPDPVARQRRGRTPKVLFLCTGNSARSQMAAALLEHRTGHAVQAQSAGSHPKALHPNAVRVMAERGIDISGNTTRHLSEYARSRFDYVVTLCDRVREVCPEFPGGPPRAHWSMPDPAAEGSKDEESYQAFVRTAEDLDVRVDHLIAQLFASQGGSAHAR
- a CDS encoding VOC family protein, with the translated sequence MPDEATVNVRYMVDDVAAAIDFYTTHLGFSVLTSRLPAFADVERGNLRLLLSGPKSSAGRPMSDGEVPGPGGWNRIHFVVEDLEGEIARLQSAGVPFRNEVVTGPGGAQVLVVDPAGNLVELFQPAR